One genomic segment of Chloroflexota bacterium includes these proteins:
- a CDS encoding IS5/IS1182 family transposase, with product RTHSWMNRFRRILIRWDKSAENYIAFLHFACALVAFRAAGLLG from the coding sequence ACGGACTCATAGTTGGATGAATCGCTTTCGGCGCATTTTGATTCGCTGGGACAAGTCTGCTGAGAATTACATCGCTTTTCTGCATTTCGCCTGCGCGCTCGTCGCTTTCAGGGCCGCTGGGTTATTAGGATAG
- a CDS encoding DPP IV N-terminal domain-containing protein, which produces MLFLLADKSTVVIFNTSTYQSRQFLLPTPIEPINVFWSVEDQNVFLQTVEGEIWWLSEFTDVSPHEPITPLDLAVRTAFWNPQHDTLVMLTKDNSLWAIHNMSTPTITQLTASLPDIHTVRWSPDGHHVAFVNGSDIYIISPP; this is translated from the coding sequence TTGTTGTTTTTGTTAGCAGACAAGAGCACAGTTGTCATATTCAACACCAGCACTTATCAGTCCCGACAGTTCCTCTTACCAACACCTATAGAACCTATTAATGTTTTCTGGTCTGTAGAAGACCAAAATGTGTTTCTACAAACAGTTGAGGGGGAAATATGGTGGCTATCCGAGTTTACCGATGTTTCTCCTCATGAACCTATCACTCCTTTGGATCTTGCTGTTCGCACCGCTTTCTGGAATCCACAGCATGACACTTTAGTCATGTTAACAAAGGACAATAGCCTGTGGGCAATTCATAACATGTCCACGCCAACCATTACACAACTTACAGCATCATTACCTGATATTCACACAGTGCGCTGGTCGCCAGACGGGCATCATGTTGCATTTGTGAATGGTTCTGACATTTACATTATTTCCCCGCCATGA
- the gyrB gene encoding DNA topoisomerase (ATP-hydrolyzing) subunit B, with product MANETEYSASQIQVLEGLEAVRRRPGMYVGGTDIRALHHLIYEVVDNSIDEALAGACDHIRVTIHADNAVSVEDNGRGIPVDIHPTEKVSALQVVMTKLHAGGKFGGGGYKVSGGLHGVGVSAVNALSDVCEAWVKRDGKLWYQQFKRGAPQASVKSTGKAEGTGTTIKFLRDTSIFKDENEYKYETLVQRFREMAFVTKGVTLEFLDERSERQMTFHFEGGIKSFVRYLNRNKEAIHPVIHVEKEVDGVGVEVAVQYTDAYAESVYSFANTINTVDGGTHLTGLRTALTRTLNDYARKAGLLKESDPNFTGNDTAEGVTGIVSVKHREPQFESQTKVKLMNPEVSTIVQRVLGDAFGAFLEENPREARAIVEKCLTSARARDAARKARDLVIRKSALESLTLPGKLADCSERDPAKCELYIVEGDSAGGCLAAETRVPLASGIAKTMKELSEDWQRGVQHFGYATNAEGDIRIVPLVEPRLTKKQTALVEVVLDNGERIRCTPDHPFRLRDGSYQAASKLQPDESLMPFKTRLTSEDELPGPGYEMVWMNGQGEWNHTHHLADLYNLLTGVYTRKAGNTRHHKDFNKLNNDPRNIERMFWRDHQRLHAELAGEMAKKLWRDPAYRERKIRQLSEQAILQWQDPAYRQYMSERVKLQRQDEALNAKLLQGFQEWFASLSPEDYEAYCARMREMQAAYWSSPEHRREQAGRTARFFEEHPEAREQLREAALKQWENAELRTWRAEKTREQWKDESYRRRHSEQVGQWWREHPEHRKKIVAARQRGWADIEQRERILSALANWRQTTSSQDKGELIREGHRLKALLLLNRVLDANNVREAYEALRLQSARTAPRYDRLVNDYFAGDERQMLEVAANANCKVVTVRVVAETADVYDLTVDGYHNFALASGIFVHNSAKQGRDRHFQAILPLRGKILNTERTRLDKILGNNEVKALISALGTGIGEGFDLTGLRYHRILLMTDADVDGSHIRTLLLTFFFRYMIPIIENSHLYIAQPPLYRIEHKKQAQYVYTDAEKDKALKALGAGADKAAIQRYKGLGEMNPEQLWETTMDPTKRTILQVHIEDAAAADRTFDMLMGSAVPPRRKFIQTHAKDVRNLDI from the coding sequence ATGGCAAACGAGACTGAATATAGCGCAAGTCAGATTCAAGTGCTGGAAGGGTTGGAGGCCGTGCGCCGCCGCCCCGGCATGTACGTCGGCGGCACCGACATCCGCGCCCTGCATCACCTGATCTACGAAGTCGTTGACAACTCCATTGACGAAGCCCTGGCCGGGGCGTGCGATCACATCCGCGTCACCATCCACGCCGACAACGCCGTGAGCGTGGAGGACAACGGGCGCGGCATCCCGGTGGATATTCACCCGACCGAGAAAGTGTCGGCCCTGCAGGTGGTGATGACCAAATTGCACGCCGGCGGCAAGTTTGGCGGCGGCGGCTACAAAGTGTCCGGCGGCCTGCACGGGGTGGGCGTGAGTGCCGTCAACGCCCTGTCCGACGTGTGCGAAGCCTGGGTGAAGCGCGACGGCAAGTTGTGGTATCAGCAGTTCAAGCGCGGCGCGCCGCAAGCGTCGGTCAAGTCCACCGGCAAGGCGGAAGGCACAGGCACAACCATCAAGTTCCTGCGCGACACCAGCATCTTCAAAGACGAGAACGAATATAAATACGAGACGCTGGTTCAGCGCTTCCGCGAGATGGCCTTTGTGACCAAAGGTGTGACGTTGGAATTTTTGGACGAGCGCAGTGAGCGCCAGATGACGTTCCACTTTGAAGGCGGCATCAAGTCGTTCGTCCGCTATCTCAATCGCAACAAAGAGGCCATCCATCCCGTCATTCACGTGGAAAAAGAAGTGGACGGGGTAGGGGTGGAAGTGGCGGTGCAATATACCGACGCTTACGCCGAGTCCGTTTATTCGTTCGCCAACACTATCAACACCGTGGACGGCGGCACCCACCTCACCGGCCTGCGCACGGCCCTCACTCGCACTCTCAACGACTACGCCCGCAAGGCCGGCCTGCTCAAAGAGTCCGATCCCAACTTTACCGGCAACGACACGGCAGAAGGTGTGACCGGCATCGTGAGCGTCAAGCACCGCGAGCCGCAGTTCGAGAGCCAGACCAAAGTGAAGCTGATGAACCCGGAAGTGAGCACGATTGTCCAGCGCGTGCTGGGCGATGCCTTCGGAGCCTTTCTGGAAGAGAATCCGCGCGAGGCCAGGGCCATTGTCGAAAAGTGCCTGACCTCGGCCCGCGCCCGCGACGCGGCCCGCAAGGCGCGCGACCTAGTCATTCGCAAATCGGCGCTCGAAAGCCTGACCCTGCCCGGCAAGCTGGCCGACTGCTCGGAGCGCGACCCGGCCAAGTGTGAGCTTTACATCGTGGAAGGCGACAGCGCCGGCGGGTGTTTGGCGGCAGAGACACGTGTGCCTCTGGCCTCCGGCATTGCCAAAACGATGAAAGAGCTGTCCGAAGATTGGCAACGCGGCGTTCAGCATTTTGGTTATGCCACAAATGCGGAGGGCGATATTCGCATTGTGCCATTGGTTGAGCCGCGCCTGACCAAAAAGCAAACGGCTTTGGTGGAAGTGGTTCTCGACAACGGCGAACGGATCCGATGCACTCCTGACCATCCTTTCCGTTTGCGCGACGGGTCTTACCAAGCGGCCAGCAAACTTCAACCGGACGAAAGCCTGATGCCATTCAAAACTCGCCTGACAAGTGAAGATGAGTTGCCCGGCCCCGGCTATGAGATGGTGTGGATGAACGGGCAGGGTGAGTGGAATCACACCCATCATCTGGCTGATCTGTATAACTTGCTGACCGGCGTTTACACCAGAAAAGCGGGCAACACCCGCCATCACAAAGACTTCAATAAACTCAACAACGATCCGCGCAACATTGAGCGGATGTTCTGGCGGGATCATCAACGCCTGCACGCCGAACTGGCCGGGGAAATGGCAAAGAAACTCTGGCGAGACCCGGCCTACCGCGAACGCAAAATTCGGCAGTTGAGCGAGCAAGCTATTTTGCAGTGGCAAGACCCGGCCTATCGCCAGTATATGAGCGAACGAGTGAAATTGCAGAGGCAAGACGAAGCGCTTAATGCGAAGCTTTTGCAGGGCTTTCAGGAGTGGTTTGCGTCGCTGTCTCCTGAAGACTACGAGGCTTACTGCGCGCGAATGCGGGAAATGCAGGCGGCCTACTGGTCAAGCCCTGAACATCGTCGCGAACAAGCCGGACGCACCGCGCGCTTTTTTGAAGAGCACCCTGAAGCGCGGGAACAGTTGCGGGAGGCGGCGTTGAAGCAATGGGAAAATGCTGAATTGCGCACCTGGCGTGCAGAGAAGACGCGCGAACAATGGAAGGACGAATCTTATCGCCGGCGGCATAGTGAGCAAGTCGGTCAATGGTGGCGAGAACACCCCGAACACCGCAAAAAAATTGTCGCCGCCCGGCAACGCGGCTGGGCCGATATAGAACAACGCGAGCGCATTCTTTCAGCGTTAGCCAATTGGCGGCAAACCACTTCCTCGCAAGATAAAGGCGAGCTTATTCGGGAAGGCCATCGGCTCAAGGCATTGTTGCTTCTCAATCGCGTTTTGGATGCCAACAACGTGCGGGAAGCTTACGAAGCATTGCGTCTTCAATCAGCTCGAACTGCGCCGCGCTACGACCGTCTCGTCAACGATTATTTTGCCGGAGATGAACGACAAATGCTTGAAGTGGCGGCCAACGCCAATTGCAAAGTGGTGACCGTCCGAGTCGTGGCTGAAACCGCTGATGTTTATGATCTAACCGTTGACGGATACCACAACTTCGCTCTGGCCAGCGGTATATTTGTTCACAACAGCGCCAAGCAGGGCCGCGACCGCCACTTCCAGGCCATCCTGCCTCTGCGTGGCAAAATCTTGAACACCGAGCGCACGCGCCTCGACAAGATTCTGGGCAACAACGAAGTGAAGGCTCTCATCTCGGCCCTGGGAACGGGAATCGGCGAAGGCTTTGACCTGACCGGCTTGCGCTATCACCGTATCCTGCTCATGACCGACGCCGACGTGGATGGAAGCCACATCCGCACGCTCCTGCTCACCTTCTTCTTCCGCTACATGATTCCCATCATCGAGAATAGTCATCTCTACATCGCCCAGCCGCCGCTGTACCGCATCGAACACAAGAAGCAGGCGCAGTACGTTTACACCGACGCCGAGAAGGACAAAGCCCTCAAGGCGCTCGGCGCGGGCGCGGACAAGGCCGCCATTCAGCGTTACAAAGGTTTGGGCGAGATGAACCCGGAGCAGTTGTGGGAGACGACGATGGATCCCACCAAGCGCACCATCCTGCAAGTGCACATCGAAGACGCCGCCGCCGCCGACCGCACCTTCGACATGCTGATGGGTAGTGCCGTGCCGCCCCGGCGGAAGTTCATTCAGACGCATGCGAAGGATGTGAGGAATTTGGATATATAG
- the murA gene encoding UDP-N-acetylglucosamine 1-carboxyvinyltransferase, translating to MEQFIIEGGRPLNGVVRPSGNKNSALPLLAACLLTDQPVTLHNVPDIRDVQTMRQLIADLGASVEELAPHTWKIEAADVRKAELDPALCKAIRASILLAGPMLGRLGHIELPPPGGDVIGRRRVDSHLLALEAMGAEITHNGRFSLHVDQLRGANILLDECSVTATENAVMAATRAKGVTQLRNAASEPHVQELCHFLNSLGACISGIGSNTLTIEGVESLRGGEFTIGPDYLEVVSFIGAAAVTGGAVRIENAGPQYLDMISLVFRRLGVRWQTEGDDIIVNDDQSLTIVPDLGGAIPEIKTNVWPAWPTDLNSIAITVATQAAGSVLFHDWMYPSRMYFIDKLVGMGARIILCDPHRCLVQGPDRLQAEKLESPDIRAGVSLLIAALCADGTSVIRNIGQIERGYERIDEKLRALGANIQREAV from the coding sequence TTGGAACAATTCATCATCGAAGGTGGCCGCCCGTTGAATGGCGTGGTGCGGCCCTCCGGCAACAAGAACTCGGCCCTGCCTCTGCTGGCCGCCTGCCTGCTCACCGATCAGCCCGTCACCCTGCACAACGTGCCGGACATCCGCGACGTGCAGACCATGCGCCAACTTATCGCCGATCTGGGCGCAAGCGTTGAAGAACTCGCGCCGCATACCTGGAAGATCGAAGCCGCGGACGTTCGCAAAGCCGAACTCGACCCGGCCCTGTGCAAAGCCATTCGCGCCTCAATTTTGCTGGCCGGCCCCATGCTGGGCCGCCTGGGCCACATCGAACTGCCCCCGCCCGGCGGCGACGTGATCGGGCGGCGGCGGGTGGACAGCCACCTGCTGGCGCTGGAGGCGATGGGGGCTGAAATTACCCACAATGGCCGTTTCTCTCTTCACGTTGATCAGTTGCGTGGCGCAAACATCCTGCTCGACGAGTGCAGTGTGACCGCCACCGAGAACGCAGTGATGGCCGCCACGCGGGCGAAGGGCGTGACTCAACTCCGAAACGCCGCCTCCGAGCCGCACGTGCAGGAGCTATGTCATTTCCTGAATTCGCTGGGCGCTTGCATTTCCGGCATTGGCTCGAACACGCTGACGATTGAGGGCGTAGAGAGCCTGCGCGGCGGCGAGTTCACCATCGGCCCCGACTATCTCGAAGTAGTGAGCTTCATCGGCGCGGCGGCGGTGACGGGCGGCGCGGTGCGGATCGAAAACGCCGGGCCGCAATATCTTGACATGATCTCGCTCGTGTTCCGGCGGTTGGGCGTGCGCTGGCAGACCGAGGGCGACGACATCATCGTCAACGACGATCAATCCCTCACCATCGTCCCCGACCTGGGCGGCGCCATCCCGGAGATCAAAACCAACGTCTGGCCGGCCTGGCCCACCGACTTGAACAGCATCGCCATCACCGTCGCCACCCAGGCCGCCGGGTCGGTGCTCTTTCACGACTGGATGTATCCGAGCCGGATGTACTTCATTGACAAGCTGGTGGGCATGGGGGCGCGCATCATCCTGTGCGACCCGCATCGTTGTCTGGTGCAGGGGCCGGATCGCCTGCAGGCCGAGAAGCTCGAAAGCCCCGACATCCGCGCCGGGGTGAGCCTGCTCATTGCCGCCCTGTGCGCCGACGGCACGTCCGTTATTCGCAACATCGGCCAGATCGAGCGCGGTTACGAACGCATTGACGAGAAGCTGAGGGCGCTGGGGGCGAACATCCAGCGTGAGGCGGTCTGA
- a CDS encoding histidine phosphatase family protein — MTLSSSTLYLIRHATPDWSRTDLVYHLPPGPPLTPQGEDEATQLGAFLRDAGVRRILASPLERCQRTAQIAAGEAEASFHEDASLAEWRPEEKEIDVRERLWPTWERVASASPGTGPAAFVTHGGPIAVLLKDLGLDEIVLEHYRKLFDRHNPLPPAGAWKATRPSPGSAWELSLAFTPEAYRKSLMV; from the coding sequence TTGACTCTCTCATCTTCCACCCTCTACCTCATCCGCCACGCCACGCCCGACTGGAGCCGGACTGACCTCGTCTATCATCTGCCGCCCGGCCCGCCGCTCACGCCACAGGGCGAAGATGAGGCGACGCAGTTGGGCGCGTTTCTGCGCGATGCAGGTGTGCGGCGCATTCTCGCCAGCCCGCTCGAGCGTTGCCAGCGCACGGCCCAAATCGCCGCAGGTGAGGCCGAGGCCTCATTTCACGAAGACGCTTCACTGGCCGAGTGGCGGCCCGAAGAGAAAGAAATTGACGTGCGTGAAAGATTGTGGCCGACGTGGGAACGGGTTGCCTCGGCCAGTCCTGGAACGGGGCCGGCCGCCTTTGTCACGCACGGCGGCCCGATTGCGGTTCTGCTGAAAGATTTAGGTTTGGATGAGATCGTGCTGGAGCATTACCGGAAACTGTTTGACCGCCACAACCCACTGCCACCGGCGGGCGCGTGGAAGGCGACTCGCCCCTCACCCGGCTCCGCGTGGGAACTGTCTTTAGCCTTCACCCCTGAAGCTTACCGAAAGAGTTTGATGGTGTAG
- the rpsT gene encoding 30S ribosomal protein S20, with product MANTASAQKRIRSNARKAKHNQVRKSRVRTSVRAAREGLSDSAEAKKAVMAAVSELDRAAAKGVIHKNNAARRKGRLMKKLAALEAKK from the coding sequence GTGGCAAATACTGCATCCGCTCAAAAACGCATCCGTTCAAATGCTCGTAAGGCCAAACACAATCAGGTTCGCAAGTCGCGCGTTCGCACCTCGGTGCGCGCCGCTCGCGAGGGCCTGAGCGACTCTGCCGAGGCCAAGAAGGCCGTGATGGCCGCTGTGAGTGAACTGGATCGCGCCGCGGCGAAGGGCGTTATTCACAAGAACAATGCCGCCCGCCGCAAAGGCCGCTTGATGAAGAAGCTGGCGGCCCTCGAAGCAAAGAAGTAA
- a CDS encoding DNA translocase FtsK, which produces MATRLSHEMMEFQSDRIESVLASHRIPVRVHGGVIAPRWIRFHFSAAPSARVSKIRNLSEEIALALGAASARIARDGDMLAVEIPRPDAEAVRLLPLLRDLLRTSMLPPVSACIGLTDTGQPLLLRLPSPDVTHILVAGATGSGKTELMRAMILSLVAANRQAKVQLVLIDPKSRGFGPLGRLPHLIAPPAANVEAASALLTRLAAEMDRRDADNATLPRIVIVVDEVIDLLMTGGKPVEAALTRLAQRGREAGIHLILGAQKPSSTLLGPQLKANLPVRLVGRVGSVEDARVATGIAGSGAEKLTGRGDFIAVACGQTMRFQVAYVSPADLTHFYAAARDRNNLIRFEQSFV; this is translated from the coding sequence ATGGCAACCAGGCTCTCTCACGAAATGATGGAATTTCAATCTGACCGGATCGAGTCGGTGCTGGCCTCGCATCGCATTCCGGTTCGAGTGCATGGCGGCGTCATCGCCCCGCGCTGGATTCGATTTCATTTCAGCGCCGCGCCCTCGGCCCGCGTCAGCAAAATTCGCAACCTGTCGGAGGAGATCGCGCTGGCGCTGGGCGCGGCCTCGGCCCGCATCGCCCGCGACGGCGACATGCTGGCCGTCGAGATTCCCCGCCCGGACGCCGAGGCGGTGCGGCTGTTGCCGCTGCTGCGAGACTTGCTTCGCACTTCCATGCTTCCGCCCGTCTCGGCCTGCATCGGCCTGACCGACACCGGCCAACCGCTCCTGCTCCGCCTACCTTCGCCCGACGTGACTCACATTCTGGTGGCGGGCGCAACCGGCTCGGGCAAAACCGAGTTGATGCGGGCCATGATTCTAAGTTTGGTTGCCGCCAACCGGCAGGCCAAAGTTCAACTGGTGTTGATCGATCCCAAGTCGCGCGGCTTTGGGCCGCTGGGGAGATTGCCTCACCTCATTGCCCCGCCCGCCGCGAACGTTGAGGCCGCCTCGGCCCTCCTCACCCGCCTCGCCGCCGAAATGGATCGTCGGGACGCCGACAACGCCACCCTGCCCCGCATCGTCATCGTGGTGGATGAAGTGATTGATTTGCTGATGACGGGCGGCAAGCCGGTGGAGGCCGCCCTCACCCGGCTGGCCCAGCGCGGGCGCGAGGCCGGCATCCATCTCATCCTCGGCGCGCAAAAACCGTCGTCCACTTTGCTTGGCCCGCAACTCAAAGCCAACCTGCCGGTGCGGCTGGTAGGCCGCGTGGGCAGTGTCGAAGACGCCCGCGTCGCCACTGGCATCGCCGGGAGCGGCGCCGAGAAGCTCACCGGGCGCGGCGACTTCATTGCCGTGGCCTGCGGCCAGACGATGCGTTTTCAAGTTGCCTACGTCTCACCTGCCGACCTGACTCATTTTTACGCCGCGGCCCGCGACCGCAACAACTTGATTCGCTTTGAGCAAAGCTTCGTATGA
- a CDS encoding response regulator transcription factor: MNNPKILLVESGKVSAPSFAPALEKRGYAVMVAHTASDAIAKVNGTIPDVIVVDAASLKMSGARMCRDLRKALEYARILLVIDKKVAFDDNSGADLTLQHPFTPRKLLNGVNRLLPAGEGITLQTGPIKLNLAQRKVKCGSREERLTPKEAKLLEVLMRHSGEVVSRKTLIKQVWETDYTGDTRTLDVHVSWLRSIIEANPLKPRYLKTLRGQGYRLDVGPAEEK; the protein is encoded by the coding sequence ATGAACAACCCGAAAATATTGCTCGTCGAAAGCGGCAAGGTGAGCGCGCCCTCATTTGCGCCCGCACTTGAGAAACGCGGCTATGCGGTGATGGTTGCCCACACGGCCTCCGACGCGATCGCAAAAGTCAATGGCACAATTCCAGATGTGATTGTGGTGGACGCGGCCTCGCTCAAGATGAGCGGGGCGCGAATGTGCCGCGACTTGCGCAAGGCGCTGGAGTATGCGCGTATTCTGCTGGTGATTGACAAGAAGGTGGCCTTCGACGACAACAGCGGCGCCGACCTGACCTTGCAACATCCGTTCACGCCGCGCAAGCTGTTGAATGGCGTCAATCGTTTACTGCCGGCGGGCGAGGGCATCACTTTGCAAACCGGGCCAATCAAGCTTAATCTGGCGCAACGCAAGGTGAAGTGCGGTTCGCGCGAAGAGCGCCTGACGCCCAAAGAAGCCAAACTGCTGGAAGTGTTGATGAGGCATTCCGGCGAAGTGGTGTCGCGAAAGACGTTGATCAAACAAGTGTGGGAAACCGATTACACCGGCGACACGCGAACGCTTGACGTTCACGTCAGCTGGCTGAGATCGATCATTGAAGCCAACCCGCTCAAACCGCGCTATTTGAAAACGCTGCGCGGCCAGGGCTACCGGCTGGATGTGGGGCCGGCAGAAGAGAAATAG
- a CDS encoding carbohydrate kinase family protein, with protein MVKAAPEFAVVGGLREDYFITSAGEARLREIGGNAVYAAVGAALWRKSVGLIARIGENYPIEWIKLFEKRGFDTRAVKVVPGWHDTRTFYAYLSLEERLDTDPAGHFARIGQPLPAELKDYASSTEGQEERQKFGVLAARPADVPSIFNEARGLHIAPCDYLTHRTMPEAMRAAGIKTVTCDPSIRYMQPGQRNEIAGVVRGLDAFLPSEMEVQAYYRSDAIDYWEAAAEFGAMGCRIVVVKRGANGAFVYHPETNSKWHVPAYPITIRDVTGAGDAFCGGFVVGLADTGDPVEAALRGAVSASITLEGTGALSGLDAHPNLPEARLNYLRESVRKL; from the coding sequence ATGGTCAAAGCCGCACCCGAGTTCGCTGTTGTTGGAGGATTGCGCGAAGATTATTTCATCACCTCTGCCGGTGAAGCCCGCCTGCGCGAGATCGGCGGCAACGCGGTTTACGCCGCCGTCGGCGCGGCGCTGTGGCGAAAATCGGTCGGCCTCATCGCTCGCATCGGCGAGAATTACCCGATTGAATGGATCAAGCTGTTTGAGAAGCGCGGCTTTGACACGCGCGCCGTCAAAGTCGTGCCTGGCTGGCACGACACGCGCACCTTTTATGCCTACCTGAGTCTCGAAGAGCGCCTGGACACTGACCCTGCCGGGCATTTCGCCCGCATCGGCCAGCCACTGCCGGCTGAACTTAAAGACTACGCCTCCTCAACCGAGGGCCAGGAAGAACGACAGAAGTTTGGAGTGCTGGCCGCCCGTCCCGCCGACGTGCCATCCATCTTCAACGAGGCGCGCGGCCTGCACATCGCTCCGTGTGACTACCTCACGCACCGCACCATGCCCGAAGCCATGCGCGCCGCCGGAATCAAAACCGTCACCTGTGATCCTTCAATCCGCTACATGCAACCCGGCCAAAGGAATGAAATCGCCGGTGTGGTGCGCGGCCTCGACGCATTTTTGCCCAGCGAGATGGAAGTGCAGGCCTATTATCGCAGTGACGCCATTGACTACTGGGAAGCCGCCGCCGAGTTCGGCGCGATGGGCTGTCGCATCGTCGTCGTCAAGCGCGGCGCAAATGGCGCGTTTGTCTATCACCCCGAAACGAACAGCAAGTGGCACGTCCCGGCTTACCCAATCACTATTCGCGATGTGACAGGCGCAGGCGACGCATTTTGTGGCGGCTTCGTCGTCGGCCTGGCCGACACCGGCGACCCGGTGGAAGCCGCCTTGCGCGGGGCCGTGTCGGCTTCCATCACCCTTGAAGGCACAGGCGCGCTCAGCGGCCTCGACGCCCACCCCAACCTGCCCGAAGCGCGACTCAACTATCTCCGCGAGTCGGTTCGCAAGCTATGA
- a CDS encoding M20/M25/M40 family metallo-hydrolase, with protein MSHFADSALQRAFAAVNAGQTLDRAIAIQQIPAPTFAEARRAEYVACEFKALGLSDVEVDDLGNVFARRPGRGGRHPVLVTAHTDTVFPADTDLTIQRQSDRIVGPGLGDNSLGVAGLFGLIETLNAAAVETPADVWLAANVGEEGLGDLRGMRRVMERFGPSVAATIIIEGMAFGHIYHEAIGVHRFRITARAEGGHSYTHFGRPSAVHGLVRLASRLADLPLPAQPKTTLNIGQISGGTSVNTIARQASLELDLRSEDPKMLAGLVSQVEKLIQAANAPGLILETVITSQRPAGAIPRSHPLVQLAVKALRAVETEPTFEKGSTDTNVPLSLGLPAVCIGLSRGGNAHRPDEYVEPAMLANGLKQLLFLVLGAFEL; from the coding sequence ATGAGCCACTTTGCCGACTCTGCCCTCCAACGCGCCTTCGCCGCCGTTAACGCGGGGCAGACTCTCGACCGCGCCATCGCCATTCAACAGATTCCGGCGCCCACTTTTGCCGAAGCCAGACGCGCTGAGTATGTCGCTTGCGAATTCAAAGCACTGGGGTTGAGCGATGTTGAAGTGGACGACCTGGGGAATGTGTTTGCCCGCCGCCCAGGACGGGGAGGCCGCCACCCCGTCCTCGTCACCGCTCACACCGACACCGTCTTTCCAGCCGACACCGATCTCACGATTCAACGTCAATCGGATCGAATCGTCGGGCCGGGCCTGGGCGACAACTCGCTGGGCGTGGCCGGGCTGTTTGGGCTGATCGAAACATTGAACGCGGCGGCGGTCGAAACGCCCGCCGATGTGTGGCTGGCGGCCAACGTGGGCGAAGAGGGGCTGGGCGATTTGCGCGGCATGCGGCGGGTGATGGAACGCTTTGGGCCAAGCGTCGCCGCCACGATCATCATCGAAGGCATGGCCTTCGGCCATATTTATCACGAAGCGATTGGCGTCCACCGGTTTCGAATCACGGCCAGAGCCGAAGGCGGCCACTCGTACACGCACTTTGGCCGGCCCAGCGCCGTGCATGGCCTGGTGCGCCTGGCCTCGCGCCTGGCTGATCTTCCGCTGCCGGCCCAACCCAAGACCACGCTCAACATCGGACAGATCAGCGGCGGCACTTCGGTCAACACCATCGCCCGCCAGGCTTCGCTTGAGCTTGATCTGCGATCGGAAGATCCTAAAATGTTGGCCGGGCTGGTGAGCCAGGTTGAAAAATTGATTCAGGCCGCGAACGCTCCCGGTCTTATTTTAGAGACGGTCATCACCAGCCAACGTCCGGCCGGCGCTATTCCGCGCTCGCATCCGCTGGTGCAACTGGCCGTGAAGGCGCTTCGAGCCGTTGAAACCGAGCCGACGTTTGAAAAGGGAAGCACCGACACCAACGTTCCGCTCAGCCTGGGACTGCCGGCGGTGTGCATCGGCCTGAGCCGGGGCGGCAACGCCCACCGCCCGGATGAATACGTTGAACCGGCGATGTTGGCGAACGGGCTGAAGCAGTTGCTGTTTTTGGTGTTGGGCGCGTTTGAGTTGTAG